One Zonotrichia albicollis isolate bZonAlb1 chromosome 25, bZonAlb1.hap1, whole genome shotgun sequence genomic window carries:
- the LOC141731749 gene encoding chymotrypsin-C-like: protein MLGAVCLVVLLGYAYGCGQPAVPPQLSSRVVGGEDAVAHSWPWQISLQYSRYGSWNHYCGGTLIAPQWVLTAAHCISSSLTYRVALGRQDVSEADEPGSVAVAVEKIIVHEDWDDYYIINDIALVKLAEEVQETETVRAACLPAADKILPNDYPCYVTGWGSMRTNGPLATVLQQALLPVVDYETCSQWDWWGSNVDDNMVCAGGDGVTSGCNGDSGGPLNCQRDDGVWEVEGIVSFGSARGCNTKRKPTVFTRVSAYIDWINEVGASSSAPPTHKSCSCPTEGLTMSPLCLFGRK, encoded by the exons ATGCTGGGAGCCGTCTGTCTCGTTGTGCTGCTGGGCTACG CCTACGGATGCGGTCAGCCGGCCGTGCCACCACAGCTGAGCTCCCGCGTGGTGGGCGGTGAAGACGCTGTAGCCCACAGCTGGCCATGGCAG ATCTCGCTGCAGTACAGTCGCTATGGATCCTGGAACCACTATTGCGGGGGGACCCTCATTGCCCCCCAGTGGGTGCTGACAGCTGCCCACTGCATCAG CTCTTCCCTGACCTACCGGgtggccctgggcaggcaggacGTGTCAGAGGCTGACGAGCCTGGTTctgtggccgtggctgtggagaAGATCATTGTCCATGAGGATTGGGATGACTACTACATCAT CAACGACATTGCCCTGGTCAAGCTGGCAGAGGAGGTGCAGGAGACTGAAACCGTCCGTGCTGCCTGCCTGCCGGCTGCTGACAAGATCCTGCCCAACGACTACCCCTGCTATGTCACCGGCTGGGGAAGCATGAGGA CCAACGGGCCACTGGCCACCGTCCtgcagcaggctctgctgcccgTGGTGGACTATGAGACCTGCTCACAGTGGGACTGGTGGGGCAGCAATGTGGATGACAACATGGTGTGCGCCGGCGGCGATGGCGTCACCTCTGGATGCAAC GGCGATTCTGGGGGCCCCCTGAACTGCCAGCGCGACGATGGGGTCTGGGAGGTCGAGGGCATCGTCAGCTTCGGCTCCGCCCGGGGCTGCAACACGAAAAGAAAGCCAACAGTCTTCACCCGGGTGTCTGCCTACATCGACTGGATCAACGAGGTGGGTGCCTCTTCCTCTGCCCCTCCCACACACAAGAGCTGTTCTTGCCCCACTGAGGGTCTTACCATGTCCCCCCTGTGTCTTTTTGGCAGAAAATGA